CCGTGATATGCGCGGGCAAAAATATGTGCTTCAGGTCGCGCCGGAAGATTGCACCGGCTGTAACTTGTGCGTTGAAGTGTGCCCGGCAAAAGATCGGCAGAACCCGGATATCAAGGCCATCAACATGATGTCGCGCCTTGAGCATGTCGAAGAAGAGAAAGTGAATTATGACTTCTTCCTTAATCTCCCGGAGATCGACCGCAGCAAACTGGAACGTATCGACATCCGTACGTCGCAGCTGATCTCGCCCTTGTTTGAATATTCTGGTGCCTGTTCCGGCTGTGGTGAAACGCCGTATATCAAACTGCTGACGCAGTTGTATGGCGACCGGATGATGATTGCCAACGCTACCGGCTGTTCGTCAATTTATGGCGGTAACCTGCCCTCCACGCCTTACACCACCGATGCCAACGGTCGCGGCCCGGCGTGGGCGAACTCGCTGTTTGAAGATAACGCCGAGTTTGGTCTTGGCTTTCGCCTGAGCGTCGATCAACACCGCCTGCGCGTGATGCGCCTGGTGGATCAATTTGCCGATCGTATTCCGGCAGAACTGAATGCCGCGCTGCGTACTGATGCCACACCGGAAGCCCGCCGCGGACAGGTTGCTGAGTTGCGCAAACACCTGTCAAATGTCGACGGTGCGCAGCAGTTGCTGACCGATGCCGATGCGCTGGTCGAGAAATCAATCTGGCTGATTGGCGGCGATGGTTGGGCCTACGACATTGGTTTTGGCGGGCTGGATCATGTGATGAGCCTGACCGAGAACGTCAATATTCTGGTGCTCGATACCCAGTGCTATTCCAACACTGGCGGCCAGGCGTCGAAAGCCACTCCGCTTGGTGCAGTGACCAAGTTTGGTGAACATGGCAAACGCAAAGCGCGTAAAGACCTCGGCGTCAGCATGATGATGTACGGCCATGTTTATGTGGCGCAGATTTCACTCGGTGCGCAGTTAAACCAGACGGTCAAAGCGATCCAGGAAGCGGAGGCTTATCCTGGCCCGTCGCTGATTATTGCCTACAGCCCTTGCGAGGAGCACGGTTACGATCTGGCGCTGAGCCACGACCAGATGCGCCAGCTCACCGCCACCGGTTTCTGGCCGCTCTATCGCTACGATCCGCGTCGTGAAGCGGAAGGTAAAATCCCGCTGGCGCTGGATTCCCGCCCGCCCTCTGATGCACTGGCCGAAACATTGCTCAATGAGCAGCGCTTCCGTCGCCTGAATGCGCAGCAGCCGGACGTGGCTGAGCAGTTATGGAAGGATGCCGCTGCGGATCTGCAAAAACGCTATGACTTCCTGGCGCAACTGGCAGGCAAAGCCGAAAAAAGTGCAACAGAGTGAATAAACGCCACCGGTTTCTACGCCGGTGGCGTTTTTAAGGCACGGATTTCGCATGACAACCTCCGCTGAGCTGACTAATAATCAAATGTCACATCGGGCGGCAAGGAGCGAAATAGCATGCATCATCATTCCGTAAACTCTTCACGAATCGCATCCGTGGGTTATGACAACCGCAGTCGTACGCTCGAAATCTGTTTTCGCGACAAAAGCATCTACCAGTATCACGGCGTTCCTGAACGTGTCTTCTCGGTATTTCTGACTGTCGTTTCGAAGGGCCGCTTTTATGATGGCGTGGTGAAAGGTAAATACCCGGAAAAGCGCGTAGTGTGATTGGCGGGTATTGAGATAAATACCTGCCTCCGGTGTAAATCATTGCTACAATCCAGCGCTAATAGCGTATGTCTGTCAGCGGAGTGCGTGCCGTTGGCGCTAAAAACCCGAGTTGAGCCTTTTTCATGTCGCAAAATCAAGAAATTAGCAAAAAAGAACAGTACAACCTGAACAAATTACAAAAGCGTCTTCGCCGTAATGTGGGCGAAGCCATTGCCGACTTCAATATGATTGAAGAAGGCGATCGCATTATGGTGTGTCTGTCTGGTGGCAAAGATAGCTACACGATGCTGGAAATTCTGCGCAATTTGCAGCAGAGCGCACCGGTTAACTTTTCGCTGGTAGCGGTGAATCTCGATCAGAAACAACCTGGTTTCCCGGAGCATATTCTGCCGCAGTACCTGGAAAACCTTGGCGTCGAGTACAAAATCGTTGAAGAGAATACTTACGGCATCGTCAAAGAGAAGATCCCGGAAGGTAAAACCACCTGCTCTCTTTGCTCTCGCCTGCGTCGCGGCATTCTGTATCGCACCGCAACGGAACTCGGTGCCACCAAAATCGCCCTTGGTCACCATCGCGATGACATCCTGCAAACGCTGTTTCTGAATATGTTCTACGGCGGGAAAATGAAAGGTATGCCGCCGAAACTGATGAGTGATGACGGCAAACATATTGTCATTCGCCCGCTGGCTTACTGCCGCGAGAAAGATATCGAGCGTTTCTCTGAGGCGAAAGGTTTCCCGATTATTCCGTGTAACCTGTGCGGTTCGCAGCCGAATCTACAGCGTCAGGTGATTGCCGATATGCTGCGCGACTGGGATAAACGCTACCCTGGGCGTATCGAAACGATGTTCAGCGCGATGCAAAACGTAGTGCCTTCGCACCTGAGCGATATCAATTTGTTCGACTTTAAAGGCATCACCCACGGTTCTGAAGTGGTGGACGGCGGCGATCTGGCGTTTGATCGCGAAGCGATCCCATTGCAGCCTGCGGGCTGGCAGCCGGAAGACGATGACGCGCAGCTCGATGAACTGCGCCTGAATGTTATTGAAGTGAAATGATAGTAAGCCTCTCTGGCGACCCGTCAGAGAGGCCTGTTTTATTTCAACAACCGCACACGACAAGCTTTGCCTTTAATCTTCCCGTTTTGCAGTTGTTTCCACGCCTGGCGCGCCACGCTCTGGCGCACCGCAACATAGACATGCGCCGGGTGAACGGTGATTTTACCGATATCCGCGCCATCAAGCCCCATATCCCCGGTTAACGCGCCAAGCACATCGCCCGGACGCATTTTGGCTTTTTTGCCGCCATCGATGCAGAGCGTGACCATTTCCGCTTCCAGCGGCACGATTTTGACGTTAGCCGGCGCGTTAAGCCAGTTGAGCTTCAGTTGCAGCATTTCCGATAAAATGTTGGCCCGCTGCGCCTCTTCCGGTGCGCAAAGGCTGATCGCCAGACCGCTATTACCGGCACGCGCGGTGCGCCCGATGCGATGGACATGCACTTCCGGATCCCACGCCAGCTCGTAGTTCACCACCAGTTCCAGTGATTTAATATCCAGGCCGCGCGCCGCCACGTCGGTTGCAACCAGCACGCGGGCGCTGCCGTTGGCAAAACGCACCAGGGTTTGATCGCGATCGCGCTGCTCAAGGTCGCCATGTAATGCCAGCGCCTCCTGTCCTGCGGCATTCAGCGCGTCGCACACTTCCTGGCAATCTTTTTTGGTATTGCAAAACACCACACAGGATGCCGGACGGTGTTCGCTCAACAACTTTTGCAAGAGTGCGGTTTTGCCGTGACGAGAAACTTCAAAGAACTGCTGTTCTACGGCGGGCAGATCGTCAACGGTGTCGATTTCGATGGTTTCTGGGTTACGTTGCACGCGCCCGCTGATAGCGGCAATCGCTTCCGGCCAGGTCGCGGAAAAAAGCAGGGTCTGGCGTGAGGCGGGTGCGAAGCGAATCACTTCATCAATCGCATCGCTGAACCCCATATCGAGCATGCGGTCGGCTTCATCCATCACCAGCGTTTGCAACGAATCCAGCGTGACGGTGCCTTTTTGCAGGTGATCAAGCAGACGCCCCGGTGTGGCGACAATAATGTGTGGCGCATGTTGTAAGGAGTCGCGCTGCGCGCCGAACGGTTGCCCACCGCACAGGGTCAGCACTTTGATATTCGGCATAAAACGCGCCAGCCGACGCAGCTCACTGGCAACCTGATCCGCCAGTTCGCGGGTCGGGCACAGAATCAACGACTGGGTTTCAAAACGGCTGGCATCAATGTGTTGTAGCAACCCCAGTCCAAACGCCGCTGTTTTGCCGCTGCCGGTTTTGGCCTGCACGCGAACATCTTTCCCGGCAAGGATCGCGGGAAGTGCGGCGGCCTGCACGGGCGTCATGGTGAGATAGCCCAGTTCGTTAAGGTTGTCGATCTGGGCGGCGGGCAGCGTGTTCAATGTCGAAAAAGCGGTCACAATAGAGTCTCGCGATAAAGGGCTTAGGTTCAGCAGGCGCGTATCCTCTCAGATCTGCCCTTTCAACGCGACAATTTAATCGGTTCTTCGTCCGGCGGCGGGTCCGGTAGCGGCTGCGGTTTAGGATTAGGATGCGGGTCGGGAATGGGCATCGGATCATCCGGTAGCGGATCGGGCGGCAGAGAATAAGCCGGGCTAAGCAAGGTAAGATAAGCCATGGTGAACTCCACATTGAGCTGGGGGTTACTTTAAAGGTAGAAGTTCATGGCGCAGAGGCAAAAAAAAAAGCCGACTCATTAAGTCGGCGTCGTACGAATCAATTGTGCTATGCAGTAATTCAAAAAAGGAAGTAAGACAATATGGAGCGCAACGCCCATCGCTTGACGTTGCATTCACCTGCGAGATGAATATTGCCCTGATTGGGTATCCTTTTTATTGACCTCGCTCAAGTTATCTGGTGTTTTTATGTTCAATTTTTGTTAAAAAAGTGAAATTTTACAGCCATTTACTGCGATGCAACCACCAGGTAACACCGCCGATCAACACCGCCAACATCACACAGAACAATGCAAAACCTAAATGCCAGCCGCCGCCGGGGATCCCGCCCAGGTTGACGCCAAATAATCCGGTCAAAAAGGTGCTGGGCAGAAAAACCATCGCCATCAACGACATAGTGTAAGTGCGTCGTGCCAGCGACTCCTGCATCACCTGGGTGATTTCATCGGTCATTACCCCAGTACGTGCAATACAGGAATCAATTTCATCCAGCCCGCGACCAAGACGATCGGCGATGTCCTGCATCCGACGGCGCTGGTCGTCATTCATCCACGGCAAACGCTCACTGGCCAGCCGGGCAAACACATCACGTTGCGGAGCCATATAACGCCGCATCACAATTAATTGCTTACGCAGCAAGGCCAGAATGCCGCGCGCTGGGATCTGCTGATCCAACAAATCATCTTCAAGATCGATAATCCGGTCATGCAGCGATTCGATAAATTCATTAGCGTGATCGGTCAGCGAATCGCAAACATCCACCAGCCAACTGCCGCAATCTGCCGGACCGGAGTCATTTTCCAGCTCGCTGACCACATCATCCAGCGCCAGGACTTTTCGCTGCCGCGTCGAGACAATCATGCGCTCGTCCATATAGACGCGCACGGCAACCAGCTGATCCGGGCGTTCATCGGTGCTGCCATTAATACAGCGCAGCGTAATTAATGTCCCCTCGCCCAGGCGATTCACTCTGGGTCGCGTACTTTCCCCGGCGAGCGCATTGCGCACGCTATTGGGTAAAACAGGCGTGGTTTCCAGCCACTGGGCGCTCTCCTGATTGGTGTAATTCAGATGTACCCAGCAGGGTGTGCGCGCCGTGATCTCATCGCTCTCTTCCAGCGGTTTCACTCCGCCTTTACCGTCGAGCAGCCACGCGAAAACCGCGTCCGGCACTTTCACATCGACTCCTTTAATTGCTTCCACTGCGCCTCCGCAATCAGCATGGTGTTGCTGTCAGTCTAGCCCTATCAATGCGTTAAGCAATCATCACGCTGAATTCGCTAACAAATTTAAGCACAATGCAAAAAAATAAGGCCCGGTTTCCCGGGCCTTGTCTGTTTTGCTGCGCAATCAGAATGAGTGCCTGAAATTTTCCTGTTTGCCCGTGAACGGCGCAGCCAGTGGCGTGAGGCGTGTGCCGGGCTGCGTAGCGGCTAAGGGACTTACACTCTTCGCCAGATGGAATTTGCTGGTACGCCGTTGCAGCTCCTCTACCTGGTTTTTCAGAATGTCGGAGGAGCCAGCCAGCTCATCAACCATGCTGACGTTACTTTGTGTCACCTGTTCCAGCTCTGCCAGCGCAAGGGTGATCTGCGCGATGCCCTTCTCTTGCTGTAATGTGGTGACCGCGATTTCATCCATCAACTTGCTGACCACGCTCGCGCCTGAGACGATCTCCTGCATGTTTTGTTCCGCTTCACTTACTACGGTCGCCCCCTGGGTGACGTTGTCTGTCGTTACGGTGATAAGCGATTTGATATTTTTCGCCGCTTCAGCGCTGCGATGCGCAAGGCTCCGCACTTCCCCGGCAACCACGGAGAAACCTTTCCCGTGATCGCCCGCGCGCGCCGCTTCCACCGCCGCGTTAAGCGCCAGGATATTCGTCTGGAAAGCAATGCCATCAATGATGGATATAATCTCTCCCATTTGTTCGGCGCAGTCGGTAATGGATTGCATATTTTTCGCGACCTGGCCCATTAACACCCCGCCCCGCGATGCGAATTGGGTCGCATCTTTGGCGCGCGTGCTGGCCAGACGCGTGTTGTCGGCGTTGTTTTTAGTGCTGGAGGCCATCTCTTCCATGCTGGACGCGGTTTGCACCAGCGCGGCGGATTGCTCTTCTGTTTTGACAGAAAGA
The nucleotide sequence above comes from Kosakonia sp. H02. Encoded proteins:
- a CDS encoding KTSC domain-containing protein — protein: MHHHSVNSSRIASVGYDNRSRTLEICFRDKSIYQYHGVPERVFSVFLTVVSKGRFYDGVVKGKYPEKRVV
- the ttcA gene encoding tRNA 2-thiocytidine(32) synthetase TtcA, whose product is MSQNQEISKKEQYNLNKLQKRLRRNVGEAIADFNMIEEGDRIMVCLSGGKDSYTMLEILRNLQQSAPVNFSLVAVNLDQKQPGFPEHILPQYLENLGVEYKIVEENTYGIVKEKIPEGKTTCSLCSRLRRGILYRTATELGATKIALGHHRDDILQTLFLNMFYGGKMKGMPPKLMSDDGKHIVIRPLAYCREKDIERFSEAKGFPIIPCNLCGSQPNLQRQVIADMLRDWDKRYPGRIETMFSAMQNVVPSHLSDINLFDFKGITHGSEVVDGGDLAFDREAIPLQPAGWQPEDDDAQLDELRLNVIEVK
- the dbpA gene encoding ATP-dependent RNA helicase DbpA encodes the protein MTAFSTLNTLPAAQIDNLNELGYLTMTPVQAAALPAILAGKDVRVQAKTGSGKTAAFGLGLLQHIDASRFETQSLILCPTRELADQVASELRRLARFMPNIKVLTLCGGQPFGAQRDSLQHAPHIIVATPGRLLDHLQKGTVTLDSLQTLVMDEADRMLDMGFSDAIDEVIRFAPASRQTLLFSATWPEAIAAISGRVQRNPETIEIDTVDDLPAVEQQFFEVSRHGKTALLQKLLSEHRPASCVVFCNTKKDCQEVCDALNAAGQEALALHGDLEQRDRDQTLVRFANGSARVLVATDVAARGLDIKSLELVVNYELAWDPEVHVHRIGRTARAGNSGLAISLCAPEEAQRANILSEMLQLKLNWLNAPANVKIVPLEAEMVTLCIDGGKKAKMRPGDVLGALTGDMGLDGADIGKITVHPAHVYVAVRQSVARQAWKQLQNGKIKGKACRVRLLK
- the zntB gene encoding zinc transporter ZntB, coding for MEAIKGVDVKVPDAVFAWLLDGKGGVKPLEESDEITARTPCWVHLNYTNQESAQWLETTPVLPNSVRNALAGESTRPRVNRLGEGTLITLRCINGSTDERPDQLVAVRVYMDERMIVSTRQRKVLALDDVVSELENDSGPADCGSWLVDVCDSLTDHANEFIESLHDRIIDLEDDLLDQQIPARGILALLRKQLIVMRRYMAPQRDVFARLASERLPWMNDDQRRRMQDIADRLGRGLDEIDSCIARTGVMTDEITQVMQESLARRTYTMSLMAMVFLPSTFLTGLFGVNLGGIPGGGWHLGFALFCVMLAVLIGGVTWWLHRSKWL
- a CDS encoding methyl-accepting chemotaxis protein; this translates as MLKNISVRTFIILYLLASFVVLDLIVIVVSKNIILFAATSVVSVISLTLMWIYMTRYLVTPINTVKKSIEQVTAGNLSIVIPEFGNNCAGRLIPGINALSASIATLVNEIRSSSDTALELSGQLASRSADLSVKTEEQSAALVQTASSMEEMASSTKNNADNTRLASTRAKDATQFASRGGVLMGQVAKNMQSITDCAEQMGEIISIIDGIAFQTNILALNAAVEAARAGDHGKGFSVVAGEVRSLAHRSAEAAKNIKSLITVTTDNVTQGATVVSEAEQNMQEIVSGASVVSKLMDEIAVTTLQQEKGIAQITLALAELEQVTQSNVSMVDELAGSSDILKNQVEELQRRTSKFHLAKSVSPLAATQPGTRLTPLAAPFTGKQENFRHSF